AATGATTATTTTCTATTGATTTATATTATTTCTTAACTTCCTAGATTGCCtggtgtataaaaaaaaatagcagaaataaaataaatggaatatgTAAACAGTGACGTGTCTATCTGCCATATTGCTACACTCAAAACATTAcatattattaatttatatttatgaTCCCTGTTCCTTGTATCTTGGGGATGCGTGTGATTTATTTAactgtaattattattgttattattcccgCTATTTTCGCTCAGTTTAATTTGTTTACTTGCGTTGCTATGTTTGGGCTATTTTTGGGCTATGTTTTATATACATAGCCGCAGTAAGTGTTAATATTGTAAATCTTGCCTTGTTGTGCTCGTTGCTGCTATTGATGTTCACTTGTCTCTCCGTGCGCGACGAATTTGCTGCAGGcacgctactctctctctctctctctctctctctctctctctctctctctctctctctctgtctgtttacccAACTttttagaggaagagagagaggggggaggtatTAAGCATTCATAAATATTTGATTTTCGCAGAAacactttagagagagagagagagagagaggagggagagagagagagagagagagagagagagagagagagagagagagagagagagagagagagagagagagagagagagagagagagagagagagagagagagagagagagagagagagagcaaagatataaataagtaaataaatattggGATTACTTtaagtgaggagagaaagaaagaagaaggaaaggggaggagaagaaaaaagagcaagaagatgggagaaggaggaggaggaggaggaggaggaagaataggaagaggaagaggaggagggggagaatttCAATACATTTTAAgctagtaggaggaggaggagggagaaagaggaggagaaggaaaaagaaaagaaaggaagaggaggaggaggaagagaaagaggaagagaaggagagtttcaaaatatacttttttatattaggtttggttaagttgggaggagaaagaggaggagaaggaagaggaggaggaggaggaggaggaggaggaggaggagggaggaaggtgatgaaGAATGAATGTAATAATAAGTGGAATAAATTTTCATTATAGCGCAAATTCttatcgatgagagagagagagagagagagagagagagagaagagagagagagagagagagagttatatacttcctcctcctccttctccttcttcttctcttcttcttcttcttcttcttcttcttcttcttcttcttcttcttcaaacaAGCAAttacgaaagaaaaggaaaagaaaagacattaagatatttgaaatttataataatactaataataataataataataataataataataatgtttgtgcagtttttttttgtcttctctcccgttttcttcgtAATCCATTTTCTGTGACTCATAGAAAACGGAATTATTGAAGTGTGTGTTGTaaagtttttttgtttcattatttattattgtttatttatgatTCGTTTTATTATCAGTCTTTTAccacttcatttttatttattagttttcattttcatatttttttcattttatatattttcttatttcttttatatattttccacttttctttccttcctttctttattttgttcatttttccttttccttctttcgttgttgttgttttttcttaatttcttcagtatttatcattctccctttcacttattttcctttttcttctttgttttccttcaccttttccatttattttttcctcggCTTTcatatcattctctctcatATTCCATTTCAAGTTTCTTTCAcaaatttccttctctctcttttcttttcattttttcttctttccatctctttatttcatattgtcactccttctttcacttcctctccgttttctttcatttctctcatttgctttgtccatttttcttttatttgtgtcttatttttttttcatttggttcGTGACGTCACAGAGTCTCTGGCCAATAGGAAACGAGCTACAGGCGTCCACTGTTCCACGAGCCAGAGACGAGAAAGCCGTGACGTCACTTCCTGCAGCCAATGAGGAGTAAGTACGCATTTTTtgaatatttttattgtttttattaatattctcgattttttttatttattcatttttttgggggggggaaaaATTTTGGGCTACCGTTTTGGGGTTGGGGTGAGGGTGGTTACTGGTGGGGGGAGAGTGGTGGGGGGGATGGTGGTTGGGGGGGAagggttggtggtgatggtagtggtggaagtggtggtggtggtggtggtggtggggtgaggCAGCGGAGGTGTTCTGAGGATGGCAGGGgtggtgtggagggggagggggtaggagTGCTGTGTTGGGGtcatggtggtgggtggtgggtgtgagggggggcgtggggggcggggaggggtgCGTGGTGGGGGGCGCGGTGATGGGCACGTTGGTGGGTAGCAGAGGGGTGGTGGGGGCCAGGGAGGGCAGGGTGGATAGTCTGGTTTGAGGGGGTCGTGTTCTTAGCGTGGTGGGCGGGGGCGTGGACGGCGGAGGCGGGGTGTGGGTGTAAGGGACGGGCGGGGACGTGGTGTGCGGGGGgctgtactcgtatgtgtggccGGAGGGCGTGGTGGTTGGGGGCGCCGTGAGGGGGGCGTGTTGGAGGGGACGCACGAGGGGCACGGCGCGGAGCCTAGTGGGCGTGGCGGTGGGCGTGGGCGGGACGGCGTGATGTGGGGCGGGCGTGGGCGGGGTTCGAGGGTGCGGGGCGCGCGGTGAAGGCGGCGGGGGCGCTCACTGAGGGTGCGGGGCGCGACCAGCAGCGCCGTAGCAGCAACCACCGTCACCAGGAAGGCCgtggccgccgccgccaccagcacGCAGCGCCCGGCAGGGCGGCCCACCCGTCCTCGTCAACCTCGTCGTACAGCGCCGCCGAGGCCGCCGTCAGCATGGGCCTCTCCCTTTCGTCAGGCGGCGGTGGGCGCAGCTTGGCGGGGGGCGGCGCCCCTTCCCCCCGCCCCTGACAGCTGTGTGTCCGCTGTGGAGGCTGGGGACGCGGGGCGGCTGGCTGGCCGGGAGgcgccgctgctgccgctgctgcaggCTGAGGCGCGGCGCGGGACCTTGCGCGGGGCGCGACGGAACAGCGCCACCGCTCCCCCCCAAGGGCACCGCTGCCACCCGCTACCTCCACGCTGCGGTCCAGGGGGAGCTGCTGGCTACTGCAGCCCCCGCCCCCCATAGGCCCTGGCCCGCTATCCGCTTCCTCACACGCCTCGCCACGCCCCCTCAGGTGTCCCGGGGGCCGCCTCGTCATCAGGGGACGGCGTGCCCTGGCTTGGGTGTTCCTGGAGTGGCAGGGATGTCCCTGGAGGTGGGCAGGGAGCCAGGCCAGCCAGCCTCCAAGttggggggcgggggcggggggggCCTGAAGCGGGCCGCGGCGCCCCCCAGGTGCTGGTCGCTGAAATCCACCCTCCCTGAACTGACTCAGCCCAGAATGGGAACGCAGGCGTGATGAGGGGCACCGCCCCCCGCTGGCCGTGCCCCGTGAGTccccgctgccgctgctgccctCGCGTCCCCCGTCACCCCCCCTCCACCTCGCCGCCCACCACCTCCACGCCCACCCTTGTTGCGCACCCGCAGCGGCCACTGCAGGTGATCCAGGGGCGTGCCGCCCCCCGACATGGCCGctatcgctgctgctgctgctgctgctggctgctgctgctgctgcctgcccTAGCAGAGGCCTGTGGGAATGGGCGGgctgtaaatgtgtgtgttgtgtgtgtgtgtgtgtgtgttgtgtgtgtgtgtgtgtgtgtgtgtgtgtgtgtgtgagtgtgtgtgtgtgtgtgtgagtgtgtgtggtgtgtgtgagtgtgtgtgtgtgtgtgtgtgtgtgtgtgtgtgtgtgtgtgtgtgtgtgtgtgtgtgtgtggtgtgtgtgtgtgtgtgtgagtgtgtgtgtgtgtgtgtgtgtgtgtgtgtgtgtgtgtgtgtgtgtgagtgtgtgtgtgtgcgtggaggtgtgtgagtggtgtCCTCCAAGCACGCGGCCGCCAAAACAAACATGAGCCTGTGGAAATTTTGAGTCTACTCACCCAGACCTGctgccacacacaacacacacacacacacacacacacacacacacacacacacacacacacaacacacaccacacacacatacacacacactcacacacacacacacacacacacacacacacacactcacacacacacacacacacctcacacacacacacacacacacacacacacacacaacacacacacattcttgaGGGCTGGTAAGAATTTATTGACGTAtttttcaaggtgtgtgtgtgtgtgtgtgtgtgtgtgtgtgtgtgtgtgtgtgtgtgtgtgtgtgtgtgtgggtgtaggtgtgtgtgtttgtgtgtgtgtgtgtgtgtgtgtgtgtgtgtgtgtgtgtgtgtgggtgtaggtgtgtgtgtgtgtgtgtgtgtgtgtgtgtgtgtgtgtgtgtgtgtgtgtgtgagagagagtgtgtagacATCGATACTGTACTGTGGTGTAAGTgtggtgtcagagagagagagagagagagaagagagagagaggagagagagtgagagagagagagagagagagagagagagagagagagacagagagagagagaggagagcgagagaagctattatataattttatttgacagagagagagagagagagagagagagagagagagagagagagagagagagagagagagagagagagagagagagagagagagagagagagagagacgagagagagagagagagagatgagagagagagagagagagaaaggtactgatattataatatataattttatttaaacagagagagagagagagagagaagagagagagagagagagtgaggagagagaggagagagagagagagagaggagagagagtagagagagagagagaggaaagctataatatatataaatttattttaacacacacacacacacacacacacacacacacacacacacacacacataccttaaaattcgtgttgttgttgttgttgttgttgttgttgttgttgttgttgttgttgcttcattCTAATTAATTctcacctgttctctctcctcttctctcctcttcttccttccctctctcctttccttcttttctccttctttctctcaccttcataatttttttttttgtctttctattttctttcgttcacttatctttattcttctcctttattgttttttgtttctttttctcctttatcacttcgctttattattttttttgtttttctttctttagtttatatgtttatttttcttgttttattcatttttttttactttttatcgttttctgtctttgtttaattttctttgtctctttttctctctctttttctccataacaAAGAAATTCCTTTCAAAgaatctacgtctctctctctctctctctctctctctctctctctctctctctctttctctctctctctctctctcctctctctctcacattttcgctatttttttttacatttttcttttcattttctcaattttactccccctttctttattatctcattttattttccccttttcttgatttttctcattattttcactttttccacGTCCTCACTTTATTAAATTTCTCGCTCACTTCCtcactttattaattttctcgctcacttcctcactttattcattttctcgcTCACTTTCTGCATCTTGTCACTTTATTCAcccaattttctttattttttcccacttccGGTTCGTTTTCAAAATCTGacgtcgttttcttttcgtctcaacttttttggttttctttttctttaataaattttctcccttttcctttcttttaatttcgattttgtaagttttttttcaaagttttcaCAGGCGACTttctcaatttctctctctttctctttctctctctctctctttctcattgttttctatccactgtttattttctcattttctttattattattattttttttgagtgtctggtgaaaatgaggaagaaaacgtaATGCAACTTTCACTTCTttggaatgtctctctctctctctctctctctctctctctctctctctctctctctctctgtctctctctctcttacgtgcctttgagtagtagcagtagtagtagtag
The sequence above is drawn from the Scylla paramamosain isolate STU-SP2022 chromosome 44, ASM3559412v1, whole genome shotgun sequence genome and encodes:
- the LOC135093952 gene encoding adipocyte plasma membrane-associated protein Hemomucin-like, translating into MGGGGCSSQQLPLDRSVEVAGGSGALGGERWRCSVAPRARSRAAPQPAAAAAAAPPGQPAAPRPQPPQRTHSCQGRGEGAPPPAKLRPPPPDERERPMLTAASAALYDEVDEDGTPPLPHPTTTTTTTTSTTTITTNPSPPTTIPPTTLPPPVTTLTPTPKR